A portion of the Limosilactobacillus reuteri genome contains these proteins:
- a CDS encoding ATP-dependent RecD-like DNA helicase, translating into MAEEIDLFKTPTEPSFFIGQVQSEIFTSPDSFFKVLIVSVEEANFDWHEPEITVTGSFGDLSDDQTYRFEGKIVEHPRYGQQFQATSYHVNRPTSKDGLVDFLSGKQFTGIGKKTAEKIVDKLGTDAINKIIADPHVLDELKLRKAVKDSLVDNLRANQGMDEIIIGLNDLGFGANLSSAIFDKYGEETLHIINENPYQLVTEIDGISFNRADQVAQKLGIATDDSRRIDAAIIQTLDDLTMETGDTFTTTKPLLQQTIQLLAQGSGGRVSTDLIANQIVELEKNQEISYADEKIYPTALYNAEWQIADHLHRLLTVDQKKLPATTIEKTVTKVAEQSGITYDQVQKEAIKTALNSKVMLLTGGPGTGKTTIIKGIVASYAKIHDLSLDVNEYKEKSFPVLLAAPTGRAAKRMSEATDLPASTIHRLLGLNGREMPTDMNARDLEGSLLIIDEMSMVDTLLFKTLIQAVPTSMHVVLVGDKDQLPSVGPGQVFHDLLDFAELPKVELTNIHRQAADSTIIPLAHAIKEGKLPSDLTNKMPDRSFISCHANQVPSVVQQIIDLSKKRAYSANDIQILAPMYRGQAGIDRLNELAQQAYNPPANGKQEVDFRGLTFRVGDKVLQLVNVPEKNIFNGDIGQITAIESGKTVGKKNESITVDFDGNEVSYSRMEWNQLRLAYCISIHKAQGSQFKMVLLPIVQQFSRMLQRNLLYTAITRAAEKLVLIGEPYAVVTSVKNEAVNRKTSLVDRLGKVWNKHGELKSKLDHQTDSLTKELSSPQTAQRQPEQLINNDAQQYILTAALINSEAIDPLIGMENISLQSLHQAK; encoded by the coding sequence ATGGCTGAAGAAATCGACCTATTTAAGACGCCAACGGAGCCGTCTTTTTTTATTGGTCAGGTACAATCTGAGATTTTTACTAGTCCAGATTCGTTTTTTAAAGTTTTAATTGTCTCGGTTGAAGAAGCGAATTTTGATTGGCACGAGCCGGAAATTACTGTAACCGGAAGTTTTGGTGATCTTAGTGATGATCAAACTTACCGCTTTGAGGGAAAAATTGTTGAGCATCCACGATATGGACAACAATTTCAAGCTACTTCTTACCATGTTAACCGTCCTACAAGCAAGGATGGGTTAGTTGATTTCTTGTCTGGAAAACAATTTACCGGAATTGGAAAAAAGACGGCTGAAAAAATTGTCGACAAGTTAGGAACGGATGCAATTAATAAAATTATTGCTGACCCTCATGTTTTAGATGAATTAAAACTCCGCAAAGCAGTTAAGGATTCATTAGTTGATAATTTACGGGCAAACCAGGGGATGGATGAGATTATTATCGGCCTAAATGATCTCGGCTTTGGCGCTAACCTTAGTAGTGCAATTTTTGACAAGTACGGGGAAGAAACTCTACATATTATTAATGAAAATCCCTATCAACTCGTCACTGAAATAGATGGAATTAGTTTTAATCGTGCTGATCAGGTGGCACAAAAATTAGGAATTGCCACGGATGATTCACGCCGGATTGATGCAGCAATTATCCAGACGCTTGATGATTTGACAATGGAAACCGGTGATACATTTACTACAACAAAACCTCTTCTGCAGCAAACTATCCAGTTGCTTGCCCAAGGAAGTGGTGGCCGTGTTTCTACAGATTTGATTGCCAACCAAATTGTTGAGTTGGAGAAAAATCAAGAAATTAGTTACGCTGATGAAAAAATTTATCCAACTGCCCTTTATAACGCGGAATGGCAAATTGCTGATCACTTGCATCGTCTTCTTACCGTTGACCAGAAAAAATTACCAGCAACGACTATTGAAAAAACAGTTACGAAGGTTGCCGAGCAATCGGGAATAACCTATGATCAAGTTCAAAAAGAGGCTATCAAAACAGCCTTAAATAGTAAAGTCATGCTTCTTACGGGCGGCCCGGGAACGGGAAAAACAACAATTATTAAGGGAATTGTAGCAAGTTATGCGAAAATTCATGATCTCTCATTAGACGTAAATGAATATAAAGAAAAGTCTTTTCCTGTTTTACTAGCTGCTCCTACAGGCCGTGCTGCTAAACGAATGAGTGAAGCTACTGATTTACCAGCAAGTACAATTCACCGCTTACTAGGGCTTAATGGCCGGGAAATGCCAACTGATATGAATGCCCGCGATTTAGAAGGCTCGTTATTGATTATTGATGAAATGTCGATGGTTGATACGCTTTTGTTTAAGACTCTTATTCAAGCCGTTCCTACTTCTATGCATGTAGTTTTAGTAGGTGATAAGGACCAATTACCATCTGTTGGTCCTGGACAAGTTTTTCATGATCTTCTTGATTTTGCAGAACTGCCAAAAGTTGAACTAACCAATATTCACCGCCAGGCTGCTGATTCAACAATCATTCCATTAGCTCATGCTATCAAAGAGGGTAAGCTACCATCAGATCTAACAAATAAAATGCCAGATCGATCATTTATCTCATGTCATGCTAACCAAGTGCCAAGTGTGGTCCAACAAATTATTGACCTTTCTAAAAAACGAGCTTATTCCGCAAATGATATTCAAATCTTGGCACCAATGTACCGGGGACAAGCAGGGATCGACCGGTTGAATGAACTTGCGCAACAGGCATATAATCCCCCAGCTAATGGAAAACAAGAAGTCGATTTTAGGGGACTGACTTTTCGCGTTGGAGATAAGGTCCTGCAACTCGTTAATGTTCCAGAAAAAAATATTTTTAACGGTGATATTGGACAAATTACAGCAATTGAAAGCGGTAAGACAGTCGGCAAGAAAAATGAATCAATTACTGTCGATTTTGATGGTAATGAAGTGAGTTATAGCCGAATGGAATGGAATCAATTACGGTTAGCTTATTGTATTTCGATCCATAAAGCACAGGGAAGTCAGTTTAAGATGGTTCTTTTACCGATTGTTCAGCAGTTTAGCCGAATGCTTCAACGAAATCTTTTATATACAGCGATTACCCGTGCCGCAGAAAAGTTAGTCTTGATCGGTGAGCCGTATGCGGTTGTGACTAGTGTAAAAAATGAAGCGGTTAACCGGAAAACTTCTTTGGTTGATCGCCTCGGCAAAGTTTGGAATAAGCATGGTGAATTAAAAT
- a CDS encoding tetratricopeptide repeat protein → MTEKKDFRDPKKKETEKLVHKLVEAIDEHPDKVKNYYDLGSLLTRLNDYQQAEELFMKALGIFEAKGNKDAMNLLNYGLGNLYYEIGKVNEAIKLYNKIDDPKLKADSYLMLAQSYMKKGQYKQAVAYGLTALELRPDDPEINQVIGDSLLALGEFKQAKAYYDAILKYHPGRADTQFNRGIVAMVLGEPYKDYLAQAKQLDPNYYHKSEQRLNDIEKTLQATQKKD, encoded by the coding sequence TGACAGAGAAAAAAGATTTTCGTGATCCTAAGAAAAAGGAAACAGAAAAATTAGTTCATAAACTAGTTGAAGCAATTGATGAGCACCCAGATAAAGTAAAAAATTATTATGATTTAGGTTCTTTGCTAACCCGGTTAAATGACTATCAACAAGCAGAAGAACTCTTTATGAAGGCTTTGGGGATTTTTGAGGCAAAGGGCAACAAGGATGCTATGAACCTCTTAAACTACGGTCTTGGTAACCTTTACTATGAGATTGGCAAAGTTAATGAGGCAATTAAGCTTTACAATAAGATTGATGATCCTAAACTCAAAGCTGATTCTTATCTTATGTTAGCCCAAAGCTATATGAAAAAGGGACAATACAAGCAAGCAGTTGCTTATGGATTAACTGCCCTTGAATTACGTCCAGACGATCCTGAAATTAATCAGGTAATTGGTGATTCATTATTAGCATTAGGTGAATTTAAACAGGCTAAGGCTTACTATGATGCAATTCTAAAGTATCATCCGGGCCGTGCTGATACGCAATTTAATCGCGGAATTGTAGCAATGGTTCTTGGTGAGCCATATAAAGACTACCTTGCGCAAGCTAAGCAGTTAGATCCTAACTACTACCATAAGAGTGAGCAACGACTTAATGATATTGAAAAAACGCTTCAGGCAACGCAAAAGAAAGATTAG